The Chryseobacterium aureum genome contains a region encoding:
- a CDS encoding M28 family peptidase, which produces MDQLNAVADYIHQTFNTYGDSTSYQEYKVDGKVYKNVITSFGTESTNRIIIGAHYDVCGDQQGADDNATGVTALLELARMLKGQKLNYRVDLVAYTLEEPPYFRTENMGSYVHAKYLKDNNIDVYGMASVEMIGYFRDEKGSQSFPLGILSWFYGDKGDFITLAKKFSGAGPFVKNFISNFKGSKQIKAETFSAPKFVAGIDFSDHLNYWNFDFPALMITDSSFFRNKNYHKPTDTLETLDTKRMTKVIDAIFLSIIHLK; this is translated from the coding sequence ATTGACCAGCTGAATGCGGTTGCAGACTATATCCATCAAACTTTTAATACATATGGTGACAGTACCTCTTATCAGGAATACAAAGTAGACGGAAAAGTTTACAAAAACGTTATTACTTCCTTTGGAACAGAAAGTACTAATCGCATCATCATAGGAGCTCATTATGACGTTTGTGGAGACCAGCAGGGTGCAGACGACAACGCTACCGGAGTTACAGCCCTTTTGGAGCTGGCAAGAATGTTGAAAGGGCAGAAGCTGAACTACAGAGTAGATCTTGTTGCTTACACACTGGAAGAACCTCCTTATTTCAGAACCGAAAATATGGGAAGCTACGTTCACGCAAAATATTTAAAAGACAATAATATCGATGTGTATGGAATGGCCAGCGTGGAAATGATTGGATATTTCAGAGATGAAAAGGGATCACAGAGCTTTCCTTTAGGGATCCTTTCATGGTTTTACGGTGATAAAGGAGACTTTATTACTTTAGCTAAAAAGTTCAGTGGGGCAGGTCCGTTTGTAAAAAACTTTATTAGCAATTTTAAGGGTTCAAAGCAGATCAAAGCAGAAACTTTTTCAGCACCTAAATTTGTGGCTGGAATAGACTTTTCCGATCATCTCAACTATTGGAATTTTGATTTTCCGGCACTCATGATTACGGATTCATCTTTTTTCAGAAATAAAAATTATCACAAACCTACAGACACTCTGGAAACCCTCGATACAAAGAGAATGACAAAGGTAATTGATGCCATTTTTCTCAGCATTATTCACCTTAAGTGA
- a CDS encoding RtcB family protein → MGNLKLKGKDILKLGYPNNQSVNVALEVMKRNFATKNIHHVKALLKEILLNPEEFEKDLTFGQIAETLLSSRKTEKRMLNSQRASFQIFGNNISEEAKNQLYTALKLPVSTQGALMPDAHSGYGLPIGGVLAVENAVIPYGVGMDIGCRMSLSILDTPVSYLEGARDKYEKALAEHTRFGMYETHKSHIDHEIFERDTFDMIPILRRLKGKAIKQMGSSGGGNHFVEFGEVEITEEDKQIGLPKGKYLGILSHSGSRGLGAEIAQYYSRMATEQCPLPKEAQNFAWLDLSTHLGLEYWTAMNLAGDYASACHDDIHRRLVKAVGGRVKARIENHHNFAWKEIHNGKEVIVHRKGATPANENELGMIPGSMTAKGFIVRGKGNPESLNSASHGAGRAHSRGECRSLFTQHDIKKELKLKNVTLMGGNAEEAPMAYKDINEVMNAQSELVDILGTFQPRIVRMDR, encoded by the coding sequence ATGGGAAATTTAAAACTAAAAGGAAAAGATATATTAAAACTGGGCTATCCAAATAACCAAAGCGTAAACGTAGCATTGGAAGTCATGAAAAGAAATTTTGCAACAAAGAATATTCACCACGTAAAAGCTCTTTTAAAGGAAATCCTGCTGAATCCGGAAGAATTTGAAAAAGATCTTACTTTCGGGCAAATTGCAGAAACCCTGCTTTCATCCAGAAAAACAGAAAAAAGAATGCTGAATTCACAGCGTGCTTCCTTTCAGATTTTTGGAAACAATATTTCAGAAGAGGCAAAAAATCAGTTGTATACAGCTTTGAAACTGCCTGTTTCTACTCAGGGAGCTTTAATGCCGGATGCCCACAGCGGATACGGACTTCCCATAGGAGGAGTTCTGGCAGTGGAAAATGCCGTCATCCCTTACGGAGTAGGAATGGATATTGGCTGCAGAATGAGCCTCAGTATTTTGGATACACCGGTTTCATATCTTGAAGGAGCAAGAGATAAATATGAAAAAGCGCTTGCCGAACATACCAGATTCGGGATGTATGAAACGCATAAATCTCATATAGATCATGAGATCTTCGAAAGAGATACATTCGATATGATCCCGATCTTAAGAAGATTAAAGGGAAAAGCGATCAAACAGATGGGATCCTCAGGCGGAGGAAATCACTTTGTGGAATTCGGGGAAGTGGAAATCACCGAAGAAGACAAACAGATTGGTCTCCCAAAAGGAAAATATCTGGGAATACTTTCTCACAGCGGTTCGAGAGGGCTTGGAGCAGAGATCGCACAGTATTATTCAAGAATGGCAACAGAACAGTGTCCGTTACCCAAAGAAGCCCAAAACTTCGCCTGGCTGGACCTCAGTACCCATCTTGGACTGGAATACTGGACGGCAATGAATCTTGCCGGGGATTATGCTTCAGCTTGTCATGATGATATTCACAGAAGGCTCGTAAAAGCAGTCGGTGGAAGGGTTAAAGCCAGAATAGAAAACCATCACAACTTCGCATGGAAAGAAATTCATAACGGCAAAGAAGTGATTGTTCACAGAAAAGGAGCTACCCCTGCCAATGAAAATGAATTGGGAATGATTCCCGGATCGATGACGGCAAAAGGATTCATTGTTCGGGGAAAAGGAAATCCGGAATCATTGAACTCAGCATCACATGGCGCAGGAAGAGCGCATTCAAGAGGAGAATGCAGAAGCCTTTTTACTCAGCATGATATCAAAAAAGAACTGAAGCTGAAAAATGTCACACTGATGGGCGGAAATGCAGAAGAAGCACCTATGGCCTATAAAGACATTAATGAAGTAATGAATGCACAGAGTGAACTGGTAGATATTCTGGGAACATTCCAGCCGAGAATTGTGAGAATGGACAGATAA
- a CDS encoding tetratricopeptide repeat protein, with product MTLTKSKYYFEALDYFPFNLSECMDALNYALSYEPEDADSLCLMGRVYSEELKDYETAKRYFEDAMQSNIGNVNTPKYYIECLLNNEDDQEAEKLIEFSLKLKGIDKSEILNCLSLLHERKFDYKQALAALKEAKKFAYNRAALEIIEDREKLVKAKVTRTRTVKKTE from the coding sequence ATGACCTTAACTAAAAGTAAATATTATTTTGAAGCACTGGATTACTTTCCCTTCAACCTTTCTGAATGCATGGATGCTCTGAACTATGCCTTGTCCTACGAACCCGAAGATGCAGACAGCCTTTGTCTTATGGGGAGAGTATATTCAGAAGAACTGAAGGATTATGAAACCGCCAAAAGATACTTTGAGGATGCCATGCAGAGTAATATCGGAAATGTCAATACCCCTAAATATTATATTGAATGCCTTCTGAATAATGAAGATGATCAAGAAGCAGAGAAACTCATTGAATTTTCTCTGAAGCTGAAAGGAATTGATAAATCGGAAATCCTGAACTGCCTGTCTCTTCTTCATGAAAGGAAGTTTGATTACAAACAGGCTTTGGCTGCTCTTAAAGAAGCTAAAAAGTTTGCTTACAACCGCGCTGCCCTTGAAATTATTGAAGACAGAGAAAAGCTGGTTAAAGCAAAAGTAACCAGAACAAGAACTGTAAAAAAGACAGAATAA
- a CDS encoding c-type cytochrome has product MKKLIAAASFTGILLVSCTPKASTSAAAPGTSTSTAEQMAQGKTIFENSCGRCHKLPDPASHNPVQWVGIMNSMAPKAKLTDEQHQWVYDYIVSVKK; this is encoded by the coding sequence ATGAAAAAACTCATCGCTGCGGCTTCGTTTACTGGTATTTTACTGGTTTCCTGTACGCCGAAAGCTTCTACATCCGCTGCTGCTCCCGGAACCTCTACGTCTACGGCAGAGCAGATGGCTCAGGGTAAAACTATTTTTGAAAACTCTTGTGGAAGATGTCATAAATTGCCTGATCCTGCATCCCACAATCCTGTACAATGGGTAGGAATCATGAATTCTATGGCTCCAAAAGCAAAACTGACGGATGAGCAGCACCAATGGGTTTACGATTATATTGTTTCTGTGAAAAAATAA
- a CDS encoding c-type cytochrome, which yields MKKLILSGLAASAFLVSCGPKSVAVTGPKYTSSEQLAQGKTIFENSCTKCHKLPEPTKHDDKGWINTLSRMAPKAKLTDEQHQMVYDYLISVNKK from the coding sequence ATGAAAAAACTTATCTTAAGCGGCCTTGCAGCATCAGCGTTTCTGGTTTCCTGCGGCCCAAAAAGCGTGGCTGTAACAGGCCCCAAGTATACCTCATCTGAACAGCTGGCACAGGGCAAAACTATTTTCGAAAATTCCTGTACAAAATGCCATAAACTGCCAGAGCCTACCAAGCATGACGATAAGGGATGGATCAACACATTGAGCAGAATGGCTCCAAAGGCTAAACTGACAGATGAGCAGCATCAGATGGTGTATGATTATCTGATCTCTGTGAATAAAAAATAA
- a CDS encoding nucleotidyltransferase domain-containing protein — translation MGAPHNIKRYGEVWPEFRIRLGLEILDQLKDKVIISGGWAWHFMSEKGHTEYKHAHDHKDIDVFVKKEKVAEVVITLQQEGFQKVWTRYDHLPSEENFRRYEKTVALENEKFHRITIDFFEKDDLETVEVNGFTVVKPDVLLSFYRNTHSSDKCWAVMAAKDLLQKGINPVGSPLLSKIPT, via the coding sequence ATGGGAGCACCACATAACATCAAAAGATACGGTGAAGTCTGGCCGGAATTCAGAATTCGGTTAGGGCTCGAAATTTTAGATCAATTAAAAGATAAAGTCATTATATCAGGAGGATGGGCATGGCACTTTATGTCGGAAAAAGGACATACAGAATACAAACATGCTCACGACCACAAGGACATAGATGTTTTTGTAAAAAAAGAAAAGGTTGCAGAAGTGGTTATCACTCTTCAGCAGGAAGGATTCCAGAAAGTCTGGACCCGGTATGATCATCTGCCCAGTGAGGAAAATTTTCGTAGATACGAGAAAACAGTAGCGCTTGAAAATGAAAAATTTCACAGAATTACGATAGATTTCTTCGAAAAAGATGATCTTGAGACGGTTGAAGTCAATGGTTTTACCGTTGTGAAACCCGATGTCTTACTTTCATTTTACAGAAATACTCATTCCAGTGACAAATGCTGGGCTGTAATGGCAGCAAAAGATTTATTACAAAAAGGGATAAATCCGGTTGGAAGCCCTTTATTAAGCAAAATACCAACATAA
- the prfH gene encoding peptide chain release factor H yields the protein MEKLIQITSGRGPLECQWVVARVLKTFLEEAKDNTIAYEIIHRENGDENLTLKSVTLLLKGKDLTPFLKSWLGSVCWTGKSTFRKLHKRSNWFIGIFELENVKMTDFHEKDIRFQTARSQGSGGQNVNKVNTAVRATHIPTNETVFVQDSRSQLENKKLSVIRLKEKVMAVYVQQLERKLKETWFLQMQVERGNPVRTFSGTDFKKNYEDRTFKKQRNALKNELKNYRNDLN from the coding sequence ATGGAAAAATTAATACAGATCACTTCTGGAAGAGGACCTTTAGAATGCCAATGGGTAGTAGCCAGGGTGCTGAAGACCTTTCTTGAAGAGGCCAAAGACAATACAATAGCATACGAAATCATTCATCGTGAAAACGGGGATGAAAACCTCACATTAAAATCAGTAACCCTGCTTTTGAAAGGAAAAGATCTAACGCCGTTTTTAAAAAGCTGGCTGGGAAGCGTCTGCTGGACCGGGAAAAGTACATTCAGAAAACTCCATAAAAGAAGCAACTGGTTTATCGGAATTTTTGAACTGGAAAATGTAAAAATGACTGATTTCCATGAAAAAGATATCCGCTTTCAGACCGCAAGAAGCCAGGGAAGCGGAGGACAAAATGTAAACAAGGTGAATACCGCTGTACGGGCCACCCATATTCCTACCAACGAAACTGTTTTTGTGCAGGATTCCCGTTCACAGCTCGAAAATAAAAAGCTATCGGTTATCAGGCTCAAAGAAAAGGTAATGGCAGTGTATGTGCAGCAGCTGGAAAGAAAACTGAAAGAAACCTGGTTTTTGCAGATGCAGGTAGAGCGCGGAAATCCGGTCCGTACATTTTCAGGAACAGATTTTAAAAAGAATTACGAAGACAGGACATTCAAAAAACAAAGAAATGCCCTGAAAAATGAACTTAAAAACTACAGAAATGACCTTAACTAA